A section of the Lathamus discolor isolate bLatDis1 chromosome 6, bLatDis1.hap1, whole genome shotgun sequence genome encodes:
- the PLA2G10 gene encoding group 10 secretory phospholipase A2, producing the protein MPLRLLLLLLLPAVVYKGTLGEARFRNRRGILELAGAIRCTTGRSPFAYLRYGCYCGLGGRGWPKDRVDWCCFNHDCCYGKAEQAGCHPKIESYHWECEDNTAVCESLEDKCQKMACECDREAAKCFSKAPYHTKHLLWPDFMCGEIQPLCTH; encoded by the exons TTTATAAAGGCACTCTTGGGGAAGCCCGTTTTAGAAATCGAAGAGGAATACTTGAATTAGCTGGAGCCATTAGATGTACTACAGGTCGATCTCCTTTTGCCTACTTACGCTATGGATGCTACTGTGGtctgggaggaagaggatggcCCAAGGACAGAGTAGACTG GTGCTGCTTTAACCATGACTGCTGCTATGGCAAGGCAGAACAAGCAGGTTGTCACCCCAAGATAGAAAGTTACCACTGGGAATGTGAAGACAACACTGCTGTGTGTG aatcaCTAGAAGACAAATGTCAAAAAATGGCATGCGAATGTGACCGTGAAGCTGCCAAATGTTTTTCTAAAGCTCCCTATCATACAAAACACCTTTTATGGCCAGACTTTATGTGTGGTGAGATTCAGCCTTTGTGTACGCACTAG